One window of Microbacterium sediminis genomic DNA carries:
- a CDS encoding DUF6153 family protein, translating into MSVMTLRQAMRPSATLARTFLLTAAAVIGVLIGLVGMHVLSSGSTHHAPVVISESTHHGGEPAMVDVASPDAATAGDHSAADPCAEGDCGGGMDAMAFMACVLALLAVSIVLAIRPGRVVTIARAQAPPHATATLTEAPPVPPDLNVLSISRT; encoded by the coding sequence ATGAGCGTGATGACGCTGCGCCAGGCGATGCGTCCGAGCGCCACACTGGCGCGCACCTTCCTACTCACCGCCGCGGCCGTCATCGGGGTGCTGATTGGCCTAGTCGGCATGCACGTGCTCAGCAGCGGCAGCACCCACCACGCTCCCGTGGTGATCAGCGAGAGCACGCACCATGGCGGTGAGCCCGCGATGGTTGACGTCGCGAGCCCGGACGCGGCTACAGCCGGTGATCATTCCGCGGCGGATCCCTGCGCTGAGGGCGACTGCGGGGGCGGCATGGACGCGATGGCGTTCATGGCGTGCGTGCTCGCCCTGCTCGCCGTCAGCATCGTTCTCGCCATTCGCCCCGGCCGGGTCGTCACCATTGCGCGCGCTCAGGCGCCGCCACATGCCACGGCGACGCTCACGGAGGCGCCGCCGGTTCCTCCCGATCTGAACGTCCTCTCCATCAGTCGCACCTGA
- a CDS encoding DUF305 domain-containing protein encodes MKIRTIAFHAGILATALVLTGCSDTGGSDMEGMDHGNGTSSSPSASAEASGAVFNDADVTFAMEMVMHHQQAIEMSDTLLAKDGVHPDVVALAERIKAAQGPEIETMNQWLEDWGQDTDMGGMDHGGGMMSEEEMAALEEADGETASSLFLEQMIMHHQGAIDMAQAQIDNGQNPDAVALAQKIVEDQTAEITEMQELLAQL; translated from the coding sequence ATGAAGATCCGCACGATTGCATTCCACGCCGGCATCCTCGCGACCGCGCTCGTCCTGACCGGTTGCAGCGACACCGGTGGCTCCGATATGGAAGGCATGGACCACGGCAACGGCACCAGCAGCTCGCCCAGCGCCTCCGCTGAGGCCAGTGGCGCGGTGTTCAACGACGCGGACGTGACGTTCGCGATGGAGATGGTCATGCACCACCAGCAGGCCATAGAGATGTCCGACACTCTGCTGGCCAAGGACGGGGTTCACCCGGACGTCGTCGCGCTTGCCGAGCGCATCAAGGCCGCTCAGGGCCCGGAGATCGAGACCATGAACCAGTGGCTCGAAGACTGGGGCCAGGACACCGACATGGGTGGGATGGACCACGGCGGCGGCATGATGTCCGAAGAGGAGATGGCCGCCCTCGAGGAAGCCGACGGCGAAACCGCATCGAGCCTGTTCCTGGAGCAGATGATCATGCACCACCAGGGCGCGATCGACATGGCTCAGGCCCAGATCGACAACGGCCAGAACCCCGACGCCGTCGCCCTCGCGCAGAAGATCGTCGAGGACCAGACCGCCGAGATCACCGAGATGCAGGAGCTGCTCGCCCAGCTGTGA
- a CDS encoding F510_1955 family glycosylhydrolase: MATPSGWVTGSALPKPSRRSPMPFTPAIPRRRLAAFAALALTAPLFTGCALIRAEDPDHDTKVALEHIHGLASDPETGGLLIASHGGIYQLDALTRSAELSGPVAGNDFDAMGFTAVDGQLYASGHPGPNSPDHFAGQNLGLIRSDDNARTWTNVAFTGEADFHDLAISESDPNRIYANNFGIVYRSDDGGRTWNDGVGVDARDMLADPDDSDTVYATTPEGLYVSRDAGATFELDETAPRMVLIATNSLGLLVGTSFDNTLVYQLPSGEWATGGEYEGAAQALTVTPGDEIALVDQRGVVTTRDFGTTWEEIFRPEPHT, from the coding sequence GTGGCCACCCCGTCCGGGTGGGTCACCGGCTCCGCCCTGCCCAAACCATCCCGGAGATCTCCCATGCCTTTCACCCCCGCCATTCCCCGACGGCGCCTGGCCGCCTTCGCCGCCCTTGCCCTGACTGCGCCCCTCTTCACCGGCTGCGCTCTGATCCGAGCCGAGGACCCCGACCACGACACCAAGGTGGCCCTCGAGCACATCCACGGGCTCGCCTCCGACCCCGAGACGGGCGGTCTGCTCATCGCCAGCCACGGCGGCATCTACCAACTCGACGCCCTCACCCGCTCGGCGGAGCTCAGCGGACCGGTCGCCGGCAACGACTTCGACGCCATGGGGTTCACCGCCGTCGACGGTCAGCTCTATGCCTCCGGACACCCCGGGCCGAACAGCCCCGACCACTTCGCCGGCCAGAATCTCGGCCTCATCCGCTCCGACGACAACGCCCGCACCTGGACGAACGTCGCATTCACCGGTGAGGCCGACTTCCACGACCTCGCCATCAGCGAATCCGATCCGAATCGCATCTACGCGAACAACTTCGGCATCGTCTACCGCTCCGACGACGGCGGGCGCACCTGGAACGACGGAGTCGGCGTCGACGCACGCGACATGCTCGCCGACCCCGACGATTCCGACACCGTCTACGCGACCACTCCCGAAGGGCTCTATGTCAGCCGTGACGCGGGTGCGACGTTCGAGCTCGACGAGACTGCGCCGCGGATGGTTCTGATCGCGACGAACAGCCTGGGGCTACTGGTCGGCACCAGCTTCGACAACACACTCGTCTACCAGCTCCCCAGCGGCGAGTGGGCCACCGGAGGCGAGTACGAAGGTGCCGCCCAGGCCCTCACCGTCACGCCGGGCGACGAGATCGCCCTCGTCGACCAACGTGGCGTGGTCACGACACGTGACTTCGGTACCACCTGGGAAGAGATCTTCCGCCCGGAGCCGCACACTTGA
- a CDS encoding alpha/beta hydrolase, translated as MKRAQVSMPRWLVRIAVRLLIVPRSDAVRVTRARAGAATVRVYVPTGARGGGGLLWIHGGGLLFGDAKQDEALCLSTAERLGLVVVSANYRFAPEHPFPAAHDDVRGAWHWFLDHADELGVDPRRIVVGGESAGGGLAAALVQRLHDDGGVQPCGQWLFAPMLDDRTAARRELDAERHFVWDNEANREGWSGYLGTSPGADAVPAYAAPARRTDLSGLPPAFLTWGDIELFAAEDRAYAEALRGAGVPVTTDVVEGAPHGFENWARTTPAARALLDRAQEWLRAATA; from the coding sequence ATGAAGCGCGCACAGGTGTCGATGCCCCGCTGGCTCGTCCGGATCGCGGTGCGGCTGCTGATCGTGCCGAGGTCCGACGCCGTGCGCGTGACGCGGGCCCGCGCGGGTGCCGCGACGGTGCGCGTGTACGTGCCGACGGGCGCCCGCGGCGGCGGGGGTCTGCTGTGGATCCACGGGGGAGGCCTCCTGTTCGGCGATGCCAAGCAGGACGAGGCGCTGTGCCTGTCGACGGCGGAGCGGCTCGGGCTCGTCGTCGTCTCGGCGAACTACCGGTTCGCGCCCGAGCATCCGTTCCCCGCCGCGCACGACGACGTCCGCGGCGCGTGGCACTGGTTCCTCGACCACGCCGATGAGCTGGGCGTGGATCCGCGGCGCATCGTCGTCGGCGGCGAGAGTGCGGGCGGGGGACTGGCAGCGGCCCTCGTGCAGCGCCTCCACGACGACGGCGGCGTGCAGCCGTGCGGGCAGTGGCTGTTCGCTCCGATGCTCGACGATCGCACCGCCGCGCGCCGCGAGCTGGACGCCGAGCGGCACTTCGTGTGGGACAACGAGGCCAACCGCGAGGGCTGGTCCGGCTATCTCGGCACGTCGCCCGGCGCCGACGCCGTCCCCGCCTACGCTGCGCCGGCCCGGCGCACCGACCTGAGCGGGCTGCCGCCGGCGTTCCTCACCTGGGGCGACATCGAGCTGTTCGCCGCGGAGGATCGCGCCTACGCCGAGGCGCTGCGGGGCGCGGGGGTGCCGGTGACGACCGATGTCGTGGAGGGCGCCCCGCACGGGTTCGAGAACTGGGCGAGGACGACGCCGGCGGCGCGGGCGCTCCTCGACCGTGCGCAGGAGTGGCTGCGCGCCGCGACCGCGTGA
- a CDS encoding acyl-CoA dehydrogenase family protein translates to MTRDLPGDRTEPYDVTSPLDTDYYAVFADVSGADREAWNRARTLVGEVSGRMAEAWDRAEYPLEVVPRMGELDLYADGIEHPEITPMTPLAAGLVNMELSRGDGSLGTILAVQGGLALRTLALYGSPEQQQRWLTPLATGQVLGAFALTEPMHGSDSTSLETTARRDGADWVISGGKKWIGNGASGGITFVWARIDDATDPDHGKVGCFLVEQDTPGYRASVIEGKVSLRAIHQAHIQLDDVRVPDDARLPGAHSFADTSRVLFATRSGVAWSALGHATACYEAALSYATQRVQFGKPLAKFQMVQERLTQMLADLTGMQLFCRRLADIEAAGALRPTQASLAKYHNTRTARRIAQTARDVLGGNGILLENRVIQHLADIEAIHTYEGTESVQALLIGRDVTGISAFV, encoded by the coding sequence GTGACCCGTGACCTCCCCGGCGACCGTACCGAGCCGTACGACGTGACCTCGCCCCTCGACACCGACTACTACGCGGTGTTCGCCGATGTCTCCGGCGCCGACCGCGAGGCCTGGAATCGCGCGCGCACGCTCGTGGGCGAGGTCTCCGGCCGCATGGCCGAGGCGTGGGACCGCGCGGAGTATCCGCTGGAGGTGGTGCCGCGCATGGGCGAGCTCGACCTCTACGCCGACGGCATCGAGCACCCCGAGATCACGCCGATGACGCCGCTGGCCGCCGGCCTGGTGAACATGGAGCTCTCGCGCGGCGACGGCTCGCTCGGCACGATCCTCGCCGTCCAGGGCGGCCTCGCGCTGCGCACGCTCGCCCTCTACGGCAGCCCGGAGCAGCAGCAGCGATGGCTCACGCCCCTCGCGACGGGCCAGGTGCTCGGCGCGTTCGCGCTGACCGAGCCGATGCACGGGTCCGACTCGACCTCGCTCGAGACCACGGCCCGCCGCGACGGCGCGGACTGGGTGATCTCCGGCGGCAAGAAGTGGATCGGCAACGGCGCCTCCGGCGGCATCACGTTCGTATGGGCGCGGATCGACGACGCCACCGATCCGGACCACGGCAAGGTCGGCTGCTTCCTCGTGGAGCAGGACACCCCCGGGTACCGGGCGAGCGTGATCGAGGGCAAGGTGTCGCTGCGCGCGATCCACCAGGCCCACATCCAGCTCGACGACGTCCGCGTGCCCGACGACGCCCGCCTGCCCGGCGCCCACTCCTTCGCCGACACCTCGCGCGTGCTGTTCGCCACGCGCTCCGGCGTGGCCTGGTCGGCGCTCGGCCACGCCACCGCCTGCTACGAGGCCGCGCTGTCGTACGCGACGCAGCGCGTGCAGTTCGGCAAGCCGCTGGCGAAGTTCCAGATGGTGCAGGAGCGGCTCACCCAGATGCTCGCCGACCTCACGGGCATGCAGCTGTTCTGCCGCCGCCTGGCCGACATCGAGGCCGCCGGCGCGCTGCGCCCCACGCAGGCCTCGCTCGCGAAGTACCACAACACGCGCACGGCCCGCCGGATCGCCCAGACGGCGCGCGACGTGCTCGGCGGCAACGGCATCCTGCTCGAGAACCGCGTGATCCAGCACCTCGCCGACATCGAGGCGATCCACACCTACGAGGGCACCGAGAGCGTGCAGGCGCTGCTCATCGGCCGCGACGTCACGGGCATAAGCGCCTTCGTCTGA